TAAACCTGTGGTCTGTGAAAGTCCATGCGAAACACGACACATAAACTTTTCAAGGATAAAACGTTACGTCATTTGCGCGACGCGTGTAATATCTGTGGCGTTGTGCGGAATCACTTCCTTGCCCTCTGTATGCGATATTACCGAAGATATGGCAAGGGAGTGTCCTATCGCAAAATGTCTGCCCATTTGACGAAACTCAAGAAACTTGAGAAATACAAGCATTGGAATATCCCTTACGCGTGGTCATTACAAAA
This portion of the Candidatus Poribacteria bacterium genome encodes:
- a CDS encoding transposase; translated protein: MRNTTHKLFKDKTLRHLRDACNICGVVRNHFLALCMRYYRRYGKGVSYRKMSAHLTKLKKLEKYKHWNIPYAWSLQ